Genomic window (Cuculus canorus isolate bCucCan1 chromosome 15, bCucCan1.pri, whole genome shotgun sequence):
CCAAGGCACCCACATCCCTGCTGCATCCTGCAGCAGCCGTGCTGCCGTCACCctggctggggagcagagcgGAGGCTCCGTGAGCATTGCGGAGCCCGAGCAcatccctgccctgtccccGCTGGGGCTGGTGGCAGCAATGGGACGGTGGCACAGGCCACCTCCAGCCACCGCTCCTGGCAGGTATCTCAAGTTCAACGAGCAGTACGTGCCCCACGACCCCATCATGTCTGGCTGCCTGCCCAGCAACCCCTGGATCACGGATGACACCACGTACTGGGCCATGAACGCCCCCACGTAAGAGCCCACACGGGGGCTGCCggtccctgtccccaccgtACCCCGAGGTGCAGGATGGGGCGCTGGGCAGTGCCATGGACCAGCCCCAGCACCGGTGTCAACTGCAGGGTGCCGACCCCCACGAAGCTGCGTGTGGAGCGCTGGGGCTTCAACTTCAGTGAACTCATCACCGACCCCCTGGGCCGGGCACAGCTCCTCGAATTCCTCAAGAAGGAGTTCAGCGgtgagcagccccagccctgcaccccccgACTGCTCCaatcccagcacccccaaatccatcatcTCATCCCACACCCCCAGACTCACCAACTTTTCGAAGACTCACCACAGTGTCCGAGGACCACCTAATCCATTGCCCCCCCTCGGCAGCACCAAACCCACTGCCCCATCCTGGCATCCCCAAGCCCCCCGCGCACCCCAGCAGAGTCTAAGGCAGCTCTCCGCAGGGTCAACTCTACGCAGGGCAGCTCTAACCCAGCTCTAAGGGCTCCCTGCAGACAGTTGTCCCTACAGAGCATTGTCACTTCCCACCCCAGGCACCTCTTGACCAACCTGTCCTGGTAGCTCCTCACCTACTGGTCCCACGTAGGACCCACCGCCCCACCTCGCACCAGCTGGTTCCATCCCAGGGGCTTTGACCCCACCACTGGCTGAGCCACAGACCCAGCAGTGATGGCCCGGGGGCTGTGTCACCATCCCCAACGCCGTGTCCTCCTCCCCAGCTGAGAACCTGAGCTTCTGGGAGGCGTGTGAGGAGCTGCGCTACGGGGAGCAGTCCCGCATCTCTGAGATCGTGGACTCCATCTACCAGTGAGTGCCTGCGGGCCAAGGGTTTGAGGGAGAAGGTTTAGGTGCTACATCTCACTGCGGGGCTCTGATTCCCCAGGCAGTTCCTGGCTCCCGGGGCCACGCGCTGGGTGAACATCGATAGCAAGACCATGGAGCGGACACTGGAAGGTATCAAGACGCCCCACCGCTACGTGATGGATGACGCCCAGATGCACATCTACATGCTGATGAAGAAGGTGGGCGAGGGCAGGGCTgcgcagggcagggctgggctgggcagggcagggctgggctgggcagcagcCTCACACCTCTGCTCGCCCAGGACTCCTACCCACGGTTCCTCAAGTCAGATCTCTACAAGAACCTCCTGGCTGAGGCCATCATCCCCCCAGAGACCAAGAAGAGGTGAGGGCAGGGCTCAGAGCCCCGGGGCGCTGGGGTTGTCCCCGCTGGTGCTGAGCCCACTCTGCCCACAGGGTCTTCCCCTTCATGCGCAAACAGAGGCactccagccccagcccagccctgttCGTGCCTGCAGCCAACGTTGATGAGAGGAGCAAGAGTCCCGTGGCTGCCCCCGTCCCCGAGGAAGAGAGCTGAGGGCCCTGGCCCCCCACCGGCGTgggagcccccagcccagcaccctctGGCTCGGCCGCAGCCCCCACCCAGCACGCCCCAGCCTCGTCGCAGGATCCTGCCGGCAGTAGCATTGATGGAGAGAAGCCATATATCCCCCCTGGCAGCCCCCAGTCCCAACTCACGTCCCTGCACCCCCTTGTCCCTCGGGGACCCTGCACCCAGCCGGCCTGGTGCGGGGTCACCCCCTCCTCCTGCGCACAAGACAATAAAACCCCCGTGGGGAAACCCTGCGGCGTCCGTAGTTTTCGAGGAAGGGGCACTGGGGTGCACGTTGGGGCGGGCACCCCTCGCGGCTGGACTTGTGTcccccagggctggcagcaagCCCTGCACCCCAGCGAAGTGCAGCCCCTGGGGAGGGGTCCAGCCCCCCCCCGACACTTGTGCCCACAGCACACACACCACCCACGGCTCTGCTCGCTCCAAAGGGaaaaaccaaccccaaagcTGGCACTCGGGGTGCTCAGCCaccctgctgccactgctgcacCCACGTACAGCCcccagggaggagaaaaaaggccTTTAGAGTGCGGCCAGAAGCGCCTCCAGCCAGCAAACCCAACGGCAAGAGCCCTGCGGGCTGGCAGTGGCACGCAGAGCGCGGGGTTGGCAGCTGAGCCGCTCTCCCTGCCCACAGTCCATTAATCTGAGCAGAGGCCAAGGATCGGGCGGCAGGATTATTCTCTTTCCCGGAGCCGAGGCCCAGCTGTGGGGGATTAATGCAGGGGGTTATGTAAAGGCGAGGGGGGCTGGCACCCACCAGCGCTCAGCCTCAGCCCCCAGCCCACCCCGCGTGCACAGCggagcaggatggggacatccCCAATCCATGAAACGGTGCCAGCTCACGCACCAGCCAAGAAAGAGCGCGGGCACTTGGGATGCTCTGGACCACAGTGTCCTTCCCTGCCGCAGTGCTCAGGACCCCCGGCGTGGAGCAGGGGCTGTTCCTCAGCTCAGCGCGGGGGCAGACAGAGGCACCTTGGGGcaggggagctgcaggagcctCGGTCACAGGATGGAGCTTGGGGACCTCGGCGCTGGCAGCCACCGGGCAGCGACAGATGGTCCCACGCTCCAGGAGACAGCGCCTGCTACGCAGCTCCCTCCGGCTTGATCCAAATCCAAGCCCCAGAGTGAGATTTTCATGCTGATGGACTGCAGCAGGAATCCAGGGTGTAAAACCAGGTCACGGAGCCCCAGTGGCGGGCAGGGATGGGCTGGCCCAGCTTGGTTACCTAACTCCAGCTTCCCTCTGCATCCTCCCTTCTCCTGTTCAtcacctgcctgcagcaggacaggatGGCATCAGCACCTCGGGGCAGAGTCGCATCTGGCTCAGCCGTCAAAGCATGACCAGGACACCTGAATTCCTTTCCAAAAAAGGGGGTTCTGCCTTTGGGAAGTCACACAAAGGGCTGTGAAATAATCCCAGTGTCTTGCGTAACCTCAACCACCACAAGAAAAGCAGGGCACCATTTACAAACAATGCAAAAGAGGATTTATTGAAACCATTTCAGTTTAGACCAAGTCCTATAGGGCACAAATTGCAATAAGTTAAAGAACCAAACCAAACAGTTTTAGTGTTAAAAAACACACTTACACATAACACAGTGATATCTGCCATCATCACCCATCTGAGTTGTTGAATCAAGGCACAATGTCATTCattaaatactgcaaaaaaaaaaccaattacACACAGAAGTAAGCTGGAAAAAGGACTTGTGTTGTTAAGAAGGTGTTGGTTTGGCACTGATGCGTTTAATTGAGCTGCCACAGGGAAATCTGCATTTCCAAAGTATCTGGAAACATTAATGGACAACTTAAAGccaaaaaaagcccccaaaagACGAAAATCCAGCCCTCCTGAAGGAACATTCAGCGTGCCTACGGGAAATGTCAGGTCTGGGTAGGAATCAATAGAAGGAGAGAGCCGAGGtgctgtgatggtggtgagaaTACAGCCCGGGCACCCCGCTGCCTGGCAGGAGAATTTCAGTGGGATATAGGCTGTATCCCACCACCCTCACGCTCCCGACTCTGCCCCAGCTGGATGAAGGACAGGCTGAATCCGGGCCTCCCAAGCTGGGTTCTGCAGCgctggcacagccctgctctctgcaccgctggggctgctgggcttCAGGTCTTCACTGCGCTGAGCAAAGAGGCAACCTAAGCTAGGGGACACGGCCGGGGAGCCTCCTCACATCCCCAGACACCCTCAGAAACAGCTTggaaagaggaacagaggaggaTACCCACCATTTCCAGCTACTGGGCCAGCTGGAAGCCAGAGGTAAGCATCCAGGCAGAACatgactgctgctgctgctgcgcaTTTTGCCACAAGGCTGGGAGAGGTGACGTTGTGGGCACGGGCAGGGGTTAATGCAGCTGCCCCGCAGCACACTGTCACGAGGGAAGAACCACTGGTTGTGACTACACAACCCGGCCTAAGCTCCTCATCCTACAGTATTTCCACACACGTGCCGATGTGAGACTAGGCAAGGGAAGAGGCACTGGCCAAAGCCCCTCTGCAAACCTCAAGAGAGTTTATTTTTAGGGGTGTGGTTTTTATCCGCCTTCCTCTCAGCAGCCAGAGGGACACCCAGCACCTACAAAGCTCATGTCTCAATGCGCCGCTGTGGGGACTGCAGCTTCCACGACTGAGCAACCGATTCAAACCATTTTCCAGGCTTCACACTCTGTTTCTACAGCCTGTGCAGGAACATGGCAGAGCAAACACACCATGCTACTGAAGTCTCCAGGGGAGACATCATCTTCCTGCACCAACCTGTCCCATTTCCTCGGGCTGGGCAGAGAGATCAGTGCCCGAGGATCCTCACTTAGCACTACTTCAACTCCAAGGGCAGGGAAGAAGCACAGAGTTCCCTCTGGAGCTGTGCTACAAAGTGAGCTCGTGTTGTTCCCCCCGCACACGCCTGCACCACCTCCTGGCAGAGGGGACAGTACATAGTAAAGGCTCCTTAGCAGCTGAGTGAGTATTTGCAGGGCAGCTGGCATTGCCATTGGGCTACAGGGCTCCCCAGAGCGGCAAACCCAGCTCCCAAGCAAGCTTAAAGTGCAATTCTACTCTGAAAAAACGCCCTAGATCCCCTGGCACCTCAAAACCAGCAGGAGAGGTGGTGTCTGTGCCGTCAGGAACCAGCCAGCCTGGACTTAGGGTGGTTTTCATATCACCAATAATCAGACTCGAGACAGGGAAGAACACTGATGCATCAATCAGTGGGGAGAGCAGCTCCCTGTCTGTCACCAACACTGCACAGCCTGGCTGGAAAAGAAGCCGTGGAGACAGGCACAGGTAGGCTTGtgacagcagagcagggcaCAGGGGACTGTCCTTAGGAGAAAAGGCCATTTTCTAAGTAGAATGAGACTTTAACCTGCGCTCTGCTGACCTGGGGACACCTCAACACATCATCGGCCACAGCTGGGCTCCATCACTGCGCACACCCCACAACTCCCAGAGCCGGGGCCCAAAACCAGGGAGGGAATTGCAAATCGACCTGTAGCCAAAGGGCTAAATCAGAAAGGAAACCATCCACCACACGCCGAAGCTTCACTTCTCACGCAAGCGCCCAAGAAACAATCAACTCCCACACCCCCAGCAAGCACGTGTTTTCCTCCAGACACAGGCTgagccaccacagctctgcGGGCAAAGAAGAATCGAGGGGAAAGCCCTCTTCTCTGAGCTGACAAAACTTCAGTGGTGGCCAAGCACTGAAGTCCCATCAGCTCTGAGGACAGATTCACTGGCAGCTGCCCCCACGGCTTGGGTGTCCCCAGAAGCTGGGGATGCTTCCCCGCCAGCCACACTTTGGTTTGTGGATCGAGAAAGGCAGCTTCCCATTTGAATCCGTGGTCTGGGTTTACTAAGAGCACGGCTGCGGAGGAGAGGAGAATCTTGGAGATGCTGGGGCCAAGGCAGGCTCTCCCCCTTCCTTCAGCAAGCTCACACTCGACTGTGGAATCGCATCCTGTAGAGGCGGTCCCGGACATACTGATCCTTGTCCACAGCCACCTGGCTCAGCCAGATCACCCTGCTCTCGGCAACATCCTCCTTCAGCTTCCGCTTCATCAGAGACACCAATGCCGGCTCCTCGCTGGGTTGAGGACCCCTCAACAGCACGTAGCAGGCGTGACGGCTCCGCTCAAACAGCGCGGCTGTAACGCAGAGCACAGGGAACAGCCCAGGGTAAGGTCTCCATCCTCAGACTGGCCACCAGACTCAACAGAGAGTCCAGGAGGTCCCAGAAGACCAGTGTCCTCCTGTACCTCCTCACAGGAAGGCTGGCAGGAGAGGACTTACCATTGAATGCAATTATTTCGTCTGTGTTATTGCGGAGCTCCAACAGGACGTTAGTGTAGGAAGGATGGAAAAGGTACAGCTTCTggagaggagctctggatcTCTGGAACCAACAGGACATGGACCCACACGTTATCCCGGAGGACACACCACCACCAGGCTCAACTGTTACCCACGCTCGACAGAATAGATCCAGTCAGATACTTGTCTGCGTCTGCCCAACTCAGCCTGTCTGATGCCACCAGTCCCAGCGCTGGGATTTTGCTTACTTCTCGGTGCTCTCCTCCCCGCCCCAGGCTTCCCACAAACAGCAGGCCTGTCTACTATGTAAAGCAGACAGGTTTTTGCCTTAGGGCTGGTAGAATTAGCGAGGAAAGCACAGGAAGCTCAGCTGGTGCCTGGGCATCTTCCAGGACACAACCCGTCACTAACGCTGCCAGCTACGGCCCCAGAGTGCTCTGTTAGGCAGCTGAACTCTGCATCCAGGCTGCCAGCGACTGCCCTGGTGCAGAGGATATTCACGCAGCCATGGGAGATCACAGTGTGCCGTACTGCTGTGGGAGGCTCCaggcaaaacagcagcagcttcagaggTGCCGCACCAGCAGCCTCTCGCTTTGCCTAAGGCATGGGACCAAGGCCAGGCTCTGGACAACCCAGACCAGGttcacaaatcatagaatcacagaatgctttgggttgaaagagatCTTCACAGGTCATACAGTCCAGCCCTCACTCCCTGTaggaacagggacatctttaaccagatcaggttgctcagagccccatccaacttgaccttgaatgtttctagggatgggacctccaccacctccctgggcaactcgTGCCAATACCTCATCAgcctcactgtaaaaaaatctcctcctaatatccagtctaaatctcccctccttagtttaaaaccattactccttgtcctgtcacaaaaggccttgctaaaaagtccctcctcagctttcctgaagcccctttcagtactgggaggctgctctaaggtctcctgggagccttctcttctccaggctgaacaacccgaactctctcagcctgtgctcgtatgggaggtgctccagccctcagatcatctttgtggcccttaTAAAGCCCTTTTCTCTACGTGGCCAGGCTGAGGACAACAGAAGATCTTGGTGCCACCACCAGCTGCTAACATGGACACTGCTATGGACCGTGAGGACTCAGTACAGACCAGGTCACACGTAGAGATCTGCCTACGGACACTGCTATGGACTGTAAGGACTCAGTACAGACCAGGTCACACGTAGAGATCTGCCTGCCTTCTAGCAGACCAGACTGGTCAGCAGCCCTACGCCCAGTGCAAGAGGCTGCAGCGTTAGTGGCACAGACACAAGCGACTGAACACTGGGAAAGGGGGTAGCTCTGCCCAACTCTGTCTCAAGGTCTGGAGAACAGCAAGCATCCAGCAGCACTACTCACCGTTGCATTTCCTGGCTCCTGGTAGTCACCCCAGATGAGGAAGGTGGACCGGTGATCAGCAGTAGAAAGAGTGGCTGGCCCAGGGCTATCTGGTCTTGAGTTCAGCTTCAGGTCCCACTGGACTGTTCCAGATCCACTATCAACAATCATAACCTAGCAGGGAAGAAGGAAACGGAACTCATACCAAAGAGCTCTAACAAGCCAGGAGAGAGAAGTCAAGTCAGCTGTCTCTACCCCACGCTGTCTACAGGAACAAGTATCTGACACATGGGAAGACGAGGAAATACTTGAAGCTGAGCATCACAGAGCTGTGAGACCTGGGTGGGCCACATTAAAGTCACAAGTTTTGCAGCTATTTCAAGGAGTTCAAAGCTTTGTCACTGAAACCTCTTGCTGAGAAGAGAATTAAAAGCACCTGAGCTGGCTTCAATAACCTGTTGAAAGAGACCTTTCCCCGGCCTAAAGCTTTCTAAAATCAGTCAAAGGGAAGACATCCCATCAGCTGCTCTTGACTCAATGCCTGCTTGAGGCTGagatatgcagaaaaaaaggaagtaaaaagaaaggGCGTACAAACCTTCTTTCTGTTGGGTCCAATTTCACTCTCAAGAACAATGGCAAGAACATCAGGTCTGTAGTAGCCCAGCAGCGGCTCActaagggagagagagagaagggacaGATTAGAATACACCCTGGTGGCCGGGGCATAGCTCGTTCTGTCAGAGCAGTCTCTGTCCCCGAGCAGCTCTCCTGGTAAAAGACTTGACTGCTATGTTTGGTCAGCCTCCTACTACAGGATCATAGAACcactgaggctggaaaagacctcaaagctcatccagtccaaccgtcagcccaactccaccatgccgtgtcctgaagtgccacatctacatgttttttaacccctccagggttggAGACTCCCCccattgccctgggcagcctctgccaaggctttaccactccttcagtaaagaaatttttcctaatatccaatctaaaccatccctggcacaacttgaggccacttcctctcgCCCTAccacttgctacttgggagcagagcccagtaCCCACCTcattccaacctcctttccaggagctgcagagagcaatgaggtctcccctcagcctcctcttctctcaggctaaacagccccaggtccctcagccgctcccacaacccctgttctccagacctttccccagctccgttcccttctccagatgcgcTCCTGctcctcaaggtccttcttggagtgaaggtctcaaaactgaacccaggattcgaggtgcatcctcaccagtgccaatgcagggggacaatccctgctctgctcctgctggccaccccgtGGATGATCCCAGCCAGGATGATGGTGGCCTTCTTGGACAACTGGGCAGGCATTCAGCCAGCTGGTGACCAGCACCCCTAGCGCTGAGCCCAGTCCCCCGCCAGCCATATCACAGCAGGCACAGAATGAAGAATCAAAGCTTTGGGCTCCTCTGTTTTGAAGTGGTGCCCGACATTTGCCAGCAGAGGACACATAACACAATAAGCATCATCCAGAAATGATCACAGAGCAGGATCTTAGGTttcaaatgaattaaaaaaaaatagcatctgCCAGGACACGGcagattctctgattctatgctGCTGAGAGCCTGGAAATGCCTCATGCAACCCACATCAGAAACGCTACCTTAAAATTTGGGACACGTTGAGGGTCCACAAAGTCTGAAGATTTTGTGCATTGATCAGCGTAGCCATCTCTGAGTTTACAAGCAGGATGTTCTCCCGTGATCGCCCAGGAATTTTTGCCAGGTAACGAAtgtctccagagctgaacaAGGACAGAGGAATGATTATGCTTTCTAGACTGTATATGGTTTTATtgtgatgttttggttttttccctgcAGGGTAAATGCAAACAGGAAACCCTGGGCTGCTTTCCCCCCTGTCCTGTGAAACCCTGACCAGGTCATCAACACTagcctcccctgccccagcttTTTCCTAGTCCAAAAGCCACGTAGCcaggaaagaacaaagcaaCACGAGGCCATCCTGTCAGGAACACGGGTACCCTCCCATCCACCAGCAACCAAGACGCGATCTCACACCTGAGGAGGGAGAAGCGGTGTGTGGTGCGGTCAACGTTCCTCTCCCACTGAGGATCTTGCTCAAGGCTAGGAAGCTTAATTTCCATCCCAGTTGCTGCAGTGTACAGATCTTTCAGGGAATATGCATAGAGAgtgttttctgttcagaaaaagcaagaataagGGAGATAAGTTATCCTGCCCTTTCTCTGAACCCTCTGATTTTCCAGATCTGGCATATCAGCTATATTTTTAGGGCTTGCATCATAGAGTTGTAGTGGTATTTTGAGACTCAAGCCTGCCTTTGAATGCTTTTAACGTCTTATCTGTTCATAATCCAAGTGTTCCACAGTAATCACTTGCTATAAATGACTACTTAAACCTTACATTCTCACAATTTTTCAAACGAAATTACTACAATATGTAACAAACCTCGCTTGAAGCAGAAGCCCCCCCTTCTCTAGGCCTTGAACAGCTCTTTGGCTAGGTGAAAGCACGACACAGCTTTTAAGAGAGCAAAACACTTTCAGACAACTGTTTAGTGCTCCTGATTTCACAGTTATAACCGCTCCTTCAGACTGAATTCATGAACAGAACCGTACCTGTATAGAAAAGGAAGTAGAAGGAGGAGCCCAGGTTCAGCATGATATAGCGAGCTTTCCCATCCACGCTCAGGCTTCCGGGGGAGCCAATCTGTTTgccattttttcctgaatggaTGAAGGTCTTAATCTATGCAGGCAAgggattaaaaaacaaaaaaggtcaAAGCTGCATCGCGCTGTTACTGCTCCTACTCAAGTGCTTTCCAAACCTTCTGAGCAGCTGGTTCTGAACAGCAGCTGAATGGAAACAGCACAGGCTTGGCTGAAATGTCTCTCCATGGTTTTGGAGGTGTGGGCCCAAGTTAGATGATCCCTCTGCTGTGAATACTTTTGCAAGTTTGAAAACCTCTTCCAGCACAGTCACTTGCCCTTGAGATTTTACTGCCTCTGCCAACCACCTCCCCAGCAGGCTGAGACCACCAAAGAGcaagccccagctctgctgaggaCAGTGAAGGTCAATTCGAGCCTACTGAGCAGTGACAACGATGGAGAGGACCTAAAGgcagaacaaaagcagcaaatggACTCAAGGGAAACTTGGCTTCACATGGTAGCTctgctaaatattttaagtgtccTAATGTACTCCTCCTAAGGCTGACATTAGTCCAAGGGATAAAAGAGCTGACAGGTTTCTCTATATTCTTTGTGCAGGGTAACAGAATCCACTAAAAACACTTCACCCAGGAGAATAAAGGCTAAAATCAGGATCAGATTAAAATGTCTGGGCAATAGTCACGGTCTGGGGAGAGCAGTGCACTCTAGGGAAAAGAGGAACATCAGACCGAGAGAAACAGCCTCCATCAGAGATGCTGACTCAGCCAAGAACCCTTCCCGCTTCCATGACAGGGAAAGACTAGGAAAGAGGAGGGAATTCGCTGCTCTCAAAGTGAATCTGGAGAGTCTGGCAGGTGAATAAGGGATAGAGATTCCTGGGAGAATGAAGAGCATAGCTTGAGCGGGAGAGGAAGGCATCCACTGAGCTGTTCCCAGCCTCCCGCACTGGGAGGAGACACATACCAGCTCTTGCAGATCAGCCTCACCTGTACTGGCAAGCACTGGTTCAGTGCTGCCCTGGGACAGAACAGCCAAAGGCGAGTAAGAACACACACCACCTTACTCACGGCACTGTCTAACACCTCCATGCGCTGCTACAGGCGATATATCCTGAAAAAACACCATATTTTCCTGGACATACTTGTGCTGAAGCTTGCAGCAGGTAGGGGTCAATAAGACTCTGGGAGAAAGCTGCCGTCTAAACCCCTTGCACACAGCCCTTTCCCCACAGACTGCTCAGAGC
Coding sequences:
- the FAM234A gene encoding protein FAM234A, whose amino-acid sequence is MDNKDSEAEIHPLKTEDVKAQENHENSVERRIISKQSSRLSRLSRWRTAAFFISLFLCLIIVFAFSFIIPCPERPVSERTWFRDYDNTVAYQFLAIEDANEDKVQDVIFAFKAGNGSSSSFNRSCLDEGLPSPCAFIVAVSGTNGRVLWESPAAEEVEWMECGIKQLGGADTPGCLVVGKPASLTAVDLRRGEVQWRQSSDFGANYTVLTPVSVIPDVDSDGVQDLIIFIAAGDKIKTFIHSGKNGKQIGSPGSLSVDGKARYIMLNLGSSFYFLFYTENTLYAYSLKDLYTAATGMEIKLPSLEQDPQWERNVDRTTHRFSLLSSGDIRYLAKIPGRSRENILLVNSEMATLINAQNLQTLWTLNVSQILSEPLLGYYRPDVLAIVLESEIGPNRKKVMIVDSGSGTVQWDLKLNSRPDSPGPATLSTADHRSTFLIWGDYQEPGNATRSRAPLQKLYLFHPSYTNVLLELRNNTDEIIAFNAALFERSRHACYVLLRGPQPSEEPALVSLMKRKLKEDVAESRVIWLSQVAVDKDQYVRDRLYRMRFHSRV